The following nucleotide sequence is from Candidatus Flexicrinis affinis.
AGCAGCCCGAGTCGAAACGAATCGTTGGGCTGGTACACCACAGACGTCCCGATGAACGCAAGGACAACTGCCACGACCAGCATGCCGACCCGGATCAGGTCGAGCCGAGCCGCCGGACTCAGGACACTCTCCCCCGCTTCCTGCCGCGAGGTACGCACCGGTGTGCGCCGCGGGCGCGGTTCGGCGACGCGCGGCTCCGGGCTGGCGATCGCGGCGAGGTTGCGCGCCGTCGCACGTGGGCGTCGAAGCAAATCGCCCAGCGCCTCCGACAAGGTTAATTCCTCGAAGTCGCGTTCGGTTTCTGCCGGCGTAGAATCGTTCTGCCGTTCGTCATTCATGCCCTATCACTCCGAGGCGTCGCGCGCCAGCGCCCTCACTCTGTGCTGACGACGTTCTGCGCGCGCAAAAAGTCGAGAAATCCTTGCTGTCCCAACGCCGGGACGCGAAACGTAATCACCGGCTCGGACGACTCGTAGCGGGTCCCGACGCGCGTCCACAGCGGTTCTACCTTCCCCTCTGGGAACCAGTTTACCAGCGAATGCAGGCCGGAGACACTCTCGTATGACAATACAAATAGCACGTCCTGATCCGGATCGTACCGCGAAATGCCGCTGTCCTGCGAGTTGGCATACAGCCACGCGGGAATGTCTGCTAAAAGGACGTTGTTGTTGGGAAAGTGTCCGGGCGGCAGGCCGGCTTGGATCATGACGGCCCGGTAGTCCAGATGGTGCGGAAAGTGGACGAGGTAGGCGTTGCCCCACGTACCCGCTTCGTCGGCGAATTCCCGCATATACCGGCCAACCTCAGCGGTCGACACCGCCAGCCCCTGATTGGCCGCCGCGTATGCCGTCGAAACGACCGTCCATGCGTGACTCGCCATCAAGACCGCGACCAGCGCGGGGACGCCGATCCGCACAGCGGTCCTCAGTGCGGCCGGCAAGGCAGCGGCAAGCGTACGCACCGTTGTCAACAAGCCGAACGCGATCGCCGCGTACAGCACCGGCATCGCGCCGGTCGTACGGATGCTGTTGGGCACCTCATCCAACCGGGCGAAGGTCGCCACGCCCGGCATCAACATGATTAAGAAAGCAAGCGCGAGAAACACGGCGATCGGATCGCGCCTTCGGACGATCAACGCCGCGCCGGCGCCTACACCGGCCAGCATCAGCGCCACCCCTGCCGAATCGACCACCGGATACCCCGGTGCGTTGTACACCGCGAACGTGTCGCCCCGATACGGAAACATCAGCAGGGTGCGCCACAAATTGCCGGCCAGTACTTGCACCGGGTTGTCCTCGGCACAGCGCCCCGTACCGCCGTCAATGCAGCCGGTCTCGGCCCCCAGCACGATTGCGTTGAACCGGAACCAGAACGCGGCCGGGTCGTGCGTGACATAGCGCAGCAGCGGCAGGCAGACGGCCGCCGTCATCACCGCCGCGGCGATCAGATTCGCCAGGTAGCGCCTTCGTTCACCCGCCCCGTGCCGCGTCCACACAGCGCCGATGAAGCACGCCGCAATCACCAGCGCCGGAGCGACCCGCATCGCCTGATAGCTGTACAGCCCCACGCCCAACAGCAGACCGGCGACGAGCGCGTCCTGACGCCGGTTATGTCGGATGACGCGGATCAGCGACCACAACAAGAGCGCGGTCAGCGGCGGCATGAGCAGCGGGCGCAGGGTCATCCGCGTCAAGACGACGTACCACGTCCCTATCGCCCCGGCCAGCGCCAGCATCAGTCCGAAGTCGCGCGCGCGGCGAGACCGGCCCCCGACGATTTCGACCCCGAGGCCGTAGAACGCGAGTATGCCCACAACGCCCTCGATCACGGCTGTGAGCTTGAGGGTAGAGAAATTCGCGCCGCCGGTCAGGGGAGTCACCAGCGCGTTGAGGTACAGATGCAGCGGCTCGCGGCCCCCGTTGTTGGCAAAGTAGATGTCGCGCCGGCCGTCGAGTATCTGCTGGACGTTGAGCAGATTCTCGATCTGGTCCGGGACGAGTTCGGGCGGGATGGCCGGCAGCTGCAGCGACCTCACCACGACGCCCAGCGCGACGATGCCCACGAGGGTCAATGCCGTGTACGGGCGCCGGCGCGGGAACGCGATCAGGGAGGACACGCCGTTTCGCAGCGGGGATGCCCCAGCGGGCATCAAAGCGGCGGTCAGTATAGCCAACCCGACGATCCAGCTTGCCACGCCGAGCGGCGTGAACGCCTTGTTGGTTTGCAGGGCATAGCCGCCGATCAGCGGAAGCACAGCGGCGGCGATCCATCGCCAACGCACCGGGGACGTCACAAGGTCGACCCTCCGCGGCATCGCTGGGAGGCCGTCGCATACCAAGCGCATATGCAAGCGCGCCGAGCGCCAACGCCGCACCCCAATACGGCAGCGCGCGCTCGACCGGCACGGCGATCATCTCGCCCCACTGGCCGCTTATCTTGTTCGGCGCAAAGACCTGCCAGAAGCCGTGCTGTCCACAGAAGAGCGCCGCGATCCACAGCGCAAGCCGGACATACCCGGCCAAATCGGCAGCACGAGGACGGTTGGCGGCATGACGCATCGCCGTTCCTACTTGGTCGGCTTGCGTGCTTTCAGGGCGAGGTTTACGGTCGAACGGCCGGGAGGTTCGTCCAGCACGTTGCGGCGGTCGAACCAGTTGAACGCCGCGAGGCCCATCCGGATCGGGTTGTACCACGGCGCGTCGGGCTGATCGAACTGCGTGCGATCGGCGGTCTGCGCCATGGCCTTCGGCAGCGCGCCGCGTTCCAACAGCGGTTTGCCGAACCCGTACACCAGATTGTGGATGAACGGGAAGCTGTGGTGCGTGAACGCGCGTTCGTGTTCGACATCAAAGCCCGCGCCCAGCGCCGCGCTTCGAAGCTGCTCCGGCGTATAGAGGCGCACATGATTGGCCCAAATGCCGGCGAACGGCCCGTGCTGAATGTGCGTCTTGAACACCGATTCGAGCGACTTGTTGATCGGGTCCCACCAGAAGGGGTAATTGGCGTGCGGCACGGTGATGACCGCCACGCCGCCCGGCTTGAGCACCCGCAGCGCTTCTTTCAGCCCGCCCACGTCGTCGTCGATGTGTTCGAGGACTTCTGACAGAATCACGGCGTCGAACGTCTCGTCGGGAAACGGCAGACCGTAAATGTTGGCGCGTACCAGCGAGATGCCCGGCAGGTGGCCGATGTTGCGCTGCGCCTTCTCAATCACCTCGGCGTCGAGGTCGGCGCCGACCAGCCGCGCCTTGCTGACATACCGCAGCATGTTGAGGTAAAAGCCGCGCCCGCACGGCATATCGAGGATCACCATGTCGTCGCGCGGTTCGACCCACTCGAACACCGTCTCGACACGCTTCTTGAAAGCCATGTCGGCCTCGTTGCGCGTCATGTAGCGGATGACGTCCTTATCGACCATCGACCGCGTACTCCCGGAATGTTTGCTCGTACTGGTCCACGGTCTCCTCAAACGAGAAGATCGCGTTAATCTCATCGTACGGCTTGACGAACGACTCCGGATGCGCCAGCACGCGGTTAATCGCCTTGCCAAACCCCTCGGGATTGCCCTTCGGCGCCAGCAGCCCCATCCCCGTCACGCTGACCGGCACGCGGCCGCCCGGTGTGTCGGTCATTACGACCGGCGTGCCGCACAACATGGCCTCGACCTGCACCAGCGCGAAGCACTCCGAATCGCTCGGCAGGGCCAGCACGTCGATAGCGGCGAAGAAATCGGCCATGAACTGCATGTCGTCCTTGAGGCCGAGGAAGATGAGATGTTCGCGGTACTTGTCTACGATCGGCTTGTATAGATCCCACGTGCTCTCGTACGGAATATCGTACTGACCGGCGAACACGATGCGCGCGTTGGGGTGCTCCTTGTGAATCTCGTCCAGCGCGCGGATCAGTACATCGGGTCGCTTCTCCTGTACGAACCGGCCCGCATAGCCGATCAACGGCGCGCCGTCGGGCGACCACTCGGCGCGGAGCTGTGCGGCGCGTTCGGGGTTCGGCGCCGGCATCGTGATCGGCGGATAGATCGGCCGGACCTTTTTGCGCACCGGCGCGAGGTAGTACGAGTTGTTGGCGTAATCTTCCGAATACGCGATCACGGTTGGCGCGCGCCACGCCATGAAGCGGTAGAACGCGAACATCACCACCGTGATGACCCGGTTGAGAATACCCGCCGGCAGAATCAGATCGCCGTGATGAGTCGGCACGATCCGACGTCCGGTCAACAGGCCGAGCACGCTCAGCAGCGCCGTCTCAAGCATCGGCGTATGGATGCTGACGACGTCGTGCTGGCGCATCAGCTTGTACGCGGCCCAGGGGTACGCTGGCATGTACATGCCGCGGCTGACGGCGAAGGGCAGCGGCGCCAGGCGAACGATACGCACGCCGTTGATCGTTTCGTCGCGTTCGAGTTCGAGCTTGTGGCGAGCGCACAACACCGTGACACTATGCCCGCGCCGCACCAACTCTTCAGCAATACGCTGGATGTAAAGCTGCATTCCGGTCCGGTGCGGCAGGTAATACAGCAGGCAGATGAGGATATTGAGTTTGCGTTCGTTCATGCCACTTCCGCGGGGGGAGAGGCTTGTTGCTCAGCCCGCTGTGTGATCTGGCCAAGCGACACGCCCTCAGCCATCATGCCAATGATGCCCAGAATTCCGTTCACGCCGAGGTTTGTGGCGTGGACGACGATTGCAAAGGCGGTGCCTGCCGCCAGTCCCTCCGGCGTCGACGTGTACCCGAGGGCGCTCAACGCCAACAGGATCGAGCCTTCATACGGCCCGACATTCCCGGGCACCGCCGGCAGCGCCACTGCAAACGACGCCGACGCGATGAACAGCAGCGTTGCGACTGCGTCCGCCTCCGGATAGATCACGAGCATCAACGCCATGCCCGTGAGGAACGACAGGCCCCAACTGATCGCCGTCCACAACAGTGCCGACAACAGCGAGCCGATTCGGGCGATCGGCTGCAACCCGTTGAGCAAATGGTCGAACATCGTGCGCAGGCGTGGGCGCAGCGGGCTGTCTTTCAGGACCGGCAGCCGGCTGGTCACCGCTTCGAACAGCGTGGTCGCCCAACCCCGCTTGGCCGCAAGCAGCACCAGAAACAGGAAACCGCCCAGCGCCAAAATCGTCGTGATTACGCCAGTCGTGCGCAGTGCGTCCGGAACTGGACCCACAGCCAGACCGATCGCCAGAAACACTGCGACGGCCAACAGGTCTAGCAGGCGCTCGACCACGATCGTGCTGGCCGTATGGAAGAACGGCACACCGTCATCGCCGCGGCTCGCCAGCCACGCCCGCGCGACTTCGCCTAAGCGCATCGGCAGCACGGCGTTGAGCATATAGGCGATGTTCATCACGTGGAACGTGCGAGACATGCCCAGTCCGTCGCCAAGCAGCACACGCCAGCGGATTGCCCGGGTGTACAAGCCCAGCGCGGCAAGCAGCGCGGCGGGGATCACCCACGCGTAATTAGCCGTCCGCAGCGATTCCCACAGCAGGGCAAGGTCGATCTGCCGCGCGATCAACACGATGACGACGCCGCTGACCAACGCGCCCAGCGCCAATACGCGCCAATGTCGTCTCAAAGGGGACACTCCTCACCGAAAACCGCGTTATTATAGCATGCGTGCGCAACCAAAGGTCTACACGCCGTGACGCCGAAATCCTCAATTCTGCTCGTGGTACTGGTGCTGGTCGCCGCCGCCTGCGCGCCGCGCCAACCCGACGCCCCAGCCACGCCCGACGTGCCGATTCCGACCGCGACACTCACACCGACACCGACCGCCTCCCCGACCCCGACCCGTACGGCGACACCCGCCATCGTGATCGCGCCGCTGCGGTCAGCGACCGCGGTGCTTTTCCCGGCGACCGTCGTGCCGGTGCCGGTGTGTCAGGATACGCCGCGGTCGCGCATGATCGTACAGGCGCGCGGTCAGGTGACATCGGAAGACCCCAGCCCGCTCAATGTGCGCGAGTCGGCCAGTATTCGCGCCGAGGTACTCACACAACTTCAGGCACGCAGCCTGTTTTACGTGCTGGACGGACCGCGCTGCGCTGACGGGTATGCGTGGTTCCGTATTCGGGCACGCGGCGTCGAGGGATGGGTCGCCGAGGGCGACAGCGAGAACTACTACATCGAGCCGATCTTGCCCTGACGGTTGACCGGCTCAGTCTTCGACGATCGCTTTGATCCAGCGCAGATGGCTGTTGTAGTGCCCTGACGTGTTGCCCGCAATCCAGCCTTCGATCGGCGCGTTGCGGCGTGACGTCGGCTGATAGTGATGGTACGGGAGCGCAAGGTCGGCCTCGCTCATGGCGGCGACCCGCGCGACCACTGCCGCGTGGCTCTCGGCCATGACCGCCCGCACCTCGTCGAGGGGCATATCCGAATAGCGGGGCTGCAGCACGGCATTGACCGCGTCAGACCCCTTCTTAAACACCTCCTCGCTGACGCCAAACCCAGCGATCAGATCTTCGCCGTTCAAGATGCGCAGAAGATGCCCTTCCCACAGCGCGAGATGTATCAAGTGATCTTTGATCGTCCATCCGCCGGCGTCGGTCAGCGCCGTGATCTGCTGCGGCGCCAGCGTGTCGACGTAATCGTGCAGGGCGTCCCAGCTCCGCTGAATGCGCGCGAGCACCTTGTCCGTCGCCATCATACGCCAAATCCTCCTGTGATTGAGTCAAAGGCAAGCGGTGCTATGCTGAGCACGCCACGTGCCGTCTTGCCGAAGCGCGCGCCATACGAGTACAATGCACTCGCACGGGGTTGTGGTGAAATGGCAGACACAGCTGACTTAAAATCAGCCGCCGAAAGGCATGTGGGTTCGAGTCCCACCAACCCTACAGCGGTTCGAAACCCGCTTGACACTCGATCGGCGCGCTCAGTATAATTCAAATAGCGCGGGTGTAGCTCAGTTGGTAGAGCATTTGCTTCCCAAGCAAAGTGTCACGGGTTCGAGTCCCGTTACCCGCTCAGCGTCGGCCGCCCTTTACGGGGCGGTTTTGTTGTGAGGCGACACCGCATATTGACGATGCCGTGCCTCACGACTAGAATGGCGCCACTCTGTTGCACGCATGTCCATCCCGCCTTTTGCGCGGATTGAGCGCACATTTGTTAGGAGTTTCATCGTGGCCGAATTTACCATTGACGCCCAGCCTCGCACGGTGACGGGCAAGAAGGTCGGCGTACTGCGCCGCGAGGGTTTTGTGCCGGCAACGGTCTACGGCCCGAAGTCCGAACCGGTTAACGTACAGATCCCGTATCGCCCGCTGGAACTCGCCCTGCTTAAGGCAGGTGGTTCGAACCTGATCGACATAACGTCCGGCGGCAAGAAGCATACGGTGCTGGTGCGCGAAGTGCAGCGCAACCCGATCACCCGTAAGATCACCCATGTCGACTTCTTCGAACTTGACCTCACGCAGCGTCTTCGCACCGACGTCCCGCTTCAGCTTGTCGGCGAGAGTCCGGCGGTCGAAGGAAAGCTCGGCGTGTTGATCACTGGCCCCACCGCCTTGCACGTCGAACTGCTGCCGTCGCAGTTGATGGACCATTTCGCAGTCGACATCTCGGTCCTGACCGAAGTCGGGCAGTCGATCCACGTGAGGGACATCAAGCTCGAGGAGGGCGTCATCATCCTCAACGACCCGGACGAACTGATCGCCCGCATCACGCAGACCGCCGCGGCCCGCGCCGACGAGGAAGAAGTGACCGAGGGCGAAGAGGAAATGGGTTCGGTGGAGCCTGAAGTTGTCCGGCGTCACAAGGACGAGGACGAAGACGAGGACTAAAGTCTGCGCCTTCATCCACTACCCCGGATTGTTCCGTAGTACAAAGGGAGCGCACACGATGTGGCTCCCTTTTTGTTGCGGGATGCGCGACACGGCGTGTGCTGAAACCTGTACCCAGTGCTAAGGCGGGTCATGCTATAATGCGCTTCAGCATCGTCTTCGGAGAGTGTCGCCCGTGACTTCGTTAATCGGCCGCAAGCTCGGCCCCTATGAAATTCGCGACGTCATCGGTCACGGCGGTATGGCGACTGTCTATTTGGGCTATAGGGCAGACGTAGATCGTACGGTCGCGGTAAAGGTGCTCCCGCCGCATCCCGGCATGAGCGCCGACGCGAACGCACGTTTCCAGCTCGAAGCGCGCACCATCGCCAACCTGCAGCACCCGCATATTCTTCCCCTGTACGATTACGGCACGACCGAGGACGGCGTGCTTTACCTCGTGATGCCTTACATCACCGGCGGTGCGCTGGACCGTATCTTGCGCGACGGCCGGCTTGCGATGGACAAAGTTACGCGCATGGTGCGCGAGATCGCCAGTGCGCTTGACTATGCGCACCGGCAGGGCGTGATCCACCGCGACATCAAACCTGCCAACATCCTCATCGATGGCGAAGGCAACGCGCTGCTGGCAGACTTCGGCATCGTCAAGCTGGCTGAAGGCGGAACCGGCCTGACGGGGACTGGCGTGGTCGGCACGCCCGCCTACATGTCTCCCGAACAGGCGCAGGGCTTCGAATTGACCCCACGCGCCGACCTGTATTCATTCGGAATCGTCGTCTATGAAATGATTACGGGTAAGCTGCCGTTCAGCAGCGACAGCGTCATGCAGTTGATGCTCAAGCACCTGACAGACGCGCCGACGCCGCCGAGCGAGGCGCTTCCGTCGCTGTCTCAAGCGGTCGACACCGTCCTGCTCAAGGTGCTCGAAAAGGAGCCAGAAGCGCGCTATGCATCGGCGACCGCGTTCTTCGATGCGCTGCAGCAGGCCGTGAGCAGTACCGCCCTACCCCGTGCCGGAGACGATCCGACCGTTCGCCTCGGCCCCGGATCCGAAACGCCGGCGAGCACCACACCGCGTCAACCGATCCAAATCAAAATGTCGCGTTCGTCGACGCCCATTACGCTGCCGATCGACCCGGAGAACCCGAACCAACCCGGCACCATTGTGATCCAATCCGAGGGCCAAGGCATCAGTATGCCGCTGATCGTCGGATTCGCGGTCGTCGCGCTGGTCGCGCTCGTCGCGCTGATCGCCGTGCTGCTGTCTACCCGCACCGGCGAAGACCCCGACATCACTAACGCGCGAGCCACCGAGCAGGCGTCGCTCGACCAACAGGCGACGCGCGCTGCCATCGCCGCCCGTCTCCCGCAGTCGTTCGGACAGGTCAGCTTTAGTTCGACCGAAGCGGACATGATGGGCGACAGCATCAACGTCAGCGTGCGCGAGTTTCCTCCGGCGGGTGCCGGCACACAGTACATCGCCTCGCTGCTGGACTCAGAGACCGGCGAGCGCTTGGTGATCGGCCGGCTAACCGTCGATGCAGTCGGCAGCGGCGCGCTGAGTTTCACCGACGGCGAAGGGCGTTCGCTGCCGCTCGTGTTCGATACCGTCGAAGTGTCGATGGAGACCTCGCCGGCCGAGCCGACCTTCGAGGATGTGCGCTTCCGCGGGCGCATCACGCCGCTGCTTCAAGTCGCCATGAACGAATTATTCGTCGCATCAGAGAACGGCCTGCGTGGGCGGAGCCTGCTGGACACGGCGCTGGTCGACGCGAACTTCGCCACACAGCACGCGGGCCTCGCAGCGAATTCCGTGAACCTGCCGGCGCGTTGGACGCACAACGAACACACGCTCAACATCCTGCTGGGAGGCACCGAGGACTTCGACGGCAACGGACGAGGCAGCAACCCCGGTACCGGAATCGGTCTGCTGACGACCCTCGACCGGATCGAGGCGATTCTGCAAGAGGCGGTCAACGCCGAGGACACGCCCTTCCGCATTCAGAACGAAGCCGAACTGGTGCGGGTGTGCCTGCAGAACGTGCGCGAGTGGTCGAATCAAATCATCGCCCTCGAGCAGCAGATGCTGGTAGCCGAATCATTCGAAGATTCGGAAGCTGCCGCCGTACAATCGACCGAGTTCGCCGATATCTTGACGACCGGAGTCGATCAGAACCTGAACGGCACCGTCGAACCGTTCGAAGGCGAATGCGGGCTTGAGCAGATTGGTATCTACGGCCTCATCGTCGCATCGCTGGACTTGTACGAGGTCGACGGCGACACCCCATGACGCGCATTCGTGCCGCGGCGGCGGCACTGATCGCCGTGCTGCTGGCCGCATGCGGCAGCACGCCGCCGCCTGTCACTCCCGGCTTTCCACTCGAGTCGCGCCCGACGCAGACGCCGCTGCCGACCGCCTCAGGCTGGCAGGCAGCCGAACAGCCGATCACCCTCGACACGGCCTCACAACTGCGCGAATTGGGCCGGCTTGAAGCGCCAGAACCCCCCTCGACCGTATTCGCCTACGCGTTGTCGCTCGACAGCAGCATGCTCGCCGGGTTGAACAACGATTTTCTGCTGGTGTGGGATCTCGTTACCGGGTCGATGCTGATCGCCAATGGCCGGCGCGGTGCCAACGCCGTCATGTTCGACCCCGACCGGACGACCGTTTACACGCTTTCGCCGGACGGCGTGCTGCGTCCCTACGATGCGCGCACGGGAAGCACTGGCCAGAACCTGATCCTGAACGACGCCTACAACGGCGTCCACGCGTTCGATCCGGTTGGCGGCTGGCTCGCATTCGGGCGTGAGGACGGCTTTGTCGACATTTGGGACTTGCCGCGCCGGGCGCGTGTTCATGTGCTCGACCTCGGCGAAATCCCGCCGACGGCGATGGCCTTCGATCCGAGCAGCTCGCGGCTTGCCGTGGCCGACCGCAGCGGTACGGTCACTATCTGGGACTACGAAAGCGCCGAACAGATTGGGCGCGAAGAACTCCTTATCAACGTCGTCGAGTTGATCTACGCGCCGACGGGTCGGGCGTTGATCGCCAATACGAGCGACGGTGTCATCCAGCTCAACCCGGCGATCGGCGAGCCAATCCGCCAGCTCACGACGGGGGCATACGCCGGCGTGCTCACGTTCCTGCCCGGCAGCGGCTACCTGCTGACCGGCGGCGAGACCGGCGACATCAACATCTGGGACACCGCGGCGCAGCAGCTACGGTCGGTGCTGCCCGGCACAACCGGCGATCGGCCCAGCGCGGCCATCTCACCCGAGGGCGACATGGTGCTGGCGACGACCCGCGGCGGCAGCCCGTCATTGTGGAACGTCAGCGGGATCGCGCAAGGCACGGTGCTGCGCGGCAGCCTCAACCTGCCGCCGTTGGATACGCTGCGTGCGGTGTGGACGCCCGATTCTCTGCAAGTCTTGGTGTTTGAAGCGTTAGGGCCGGTGCGCGTCTTCGGGGTGTCGCGCTAGGACGCCTGACTCTCGGCGGCTTCCGCCCCGCCTTCTTCGCTCGTTTCCGCATCGGCCGGCTTGCGGCGGGTATCCCACACCTCTTCGGCGATGTCGATAAACAGCTGCCCGTCGAGATGATCGATCTCGTGCTGGAACACCCGCGCTAGCCAGTCTTTCGCCTTGATGCGTATTGGCTTGCCATGCCGGTCCTCGCCGGTGATGACAACCTGCTCATGGCGGAATACAGTGCCGGCATAGCCTGGGATCGACAGGCACGCCTCGACGCCGTCAACCAGCGTGCGGCTGGCCTTGATGATCTTGGGGTTGACAAGGACGTACAGCTTGCCCGCTTCGTCACCGAATTCCTTGCGGCTCTCCTCGTCATCGGTCAGGCGCACGACGATCAGCCGCTGGCTGACGTTGACTTGCGGTGCAGCAAGGCCGACACCGGGAGCGGCAATCATCGTCTCGACCATGTCGTCCACGAGCTTCTGGAAGTCCGGACCGAACGACGTCACCCGAACGGCCTTCTTGCGAAGGACGGGATCGTCGATTTTGATGATTGGAAGTAGTGCCATAGCGCGTCACTCCGTGGGGCGTCGACCTGTTATTGTACCTGAAGACGGTAGGACGCTCAAAACCGAAGGAGCTGCACGAGTTCGAATCCGCCCGCGTTATACAACGCGCAGACCCGGTGCCACATCACCCGAAGCAGCACCTCACGTGTGACAAACAACGTGACGCACACAGTCAACACGCGCAGCCCGTCATGCAGCCCTGCGCTTAACACCAACATCGCTGCGGCTGCGGCCAGCATCGCCCCCTGAATCGCAGTGTAGATTCCGGCCGCTGCGCCGGCCGCCTCGCCCGGTCGAGTCGACCCGTATCCGACACTGATCCCGATCAGCACGCCCATCAACGGAGACTGCACGTTGTCGAGCCACAACCACAGCCCCACCGAACCGAACAGCACGGCCACGCCCACGGCGGTATCGACCGCCGCTTGCGTGTCCCCCTCGTCCGCGGAGCCCGGATCGCCGACGAGCATCAACGCCGTGCCAAGAAGAAACACCACTACGATCGCCATCGCGCCGAAACCGATGATTCCTTGCGCGTTGTGTATGTAGCGGGTCGCGAATTGCCCGTATTTCGACTCTCGAAAAGCGCGCATCGCCAACAGCCACACGGCACCCAACATGCCAGCAGGGGCCAGCCCAATCGACGACAGCCGGTGCTGATGCCGCTCATACGCGACATATCGCGCGCTCATGGCTGCCGCAACCGCTCCGCGCAGTGTGCCGCCGACTGCGATCGCCACCAGCGCGACGCTGAATCCGACCAGCCACAGCACGGGCAGCATCATCAACGCAAACCCGATGGCGGCGGCAGTCAGCCAGCGGGCGCGCTCACTGTCCGGCGTCGGCGGCCCCTTGAGCCGAAGCAGTGGATGCTCGGGAAAGCGCCCCCAATACGCCCACCACAGCCGAAACGTCGTCAGCCAGCCAAAGGTCCGGCCGAAGAATGCGATCATAAGCTTCTGCGGTAAATTGTCACGACCTCACGCACCGACGAATTCATGTGTCGGGCGAACATCACGCACAATCCCCGTAGCGAGAGTTCGCGCGCGGCAATAAAGGCGATCACGAACACCACCGTGCTCGACCA
It contains:
- a CDS encoding glycosyltransferase family 39 protein, with protein sequence MTSPVRWRWIAAAVLPLIGGYALQTNKAFTPLGVASWIVGLAILTAALMPAGASPLRNGVSSLIAFPRRRPYTALTLVGIVALGVVVRSLQLPAIPPELVPDQIENLLNVQQILDGRRDIYFANNGGREPLHLYLNALVTPLTGGANFSTLKLTAVIEGVVGILAFYGLGVEIVGGRSRRARDFGLMLALAGAIGTWYVVLTRMTLRPLLMPPLTALLLWSLIRVIRHNRRQDALVAGLLLGVGLYSYQAMRVAPALVIAACFIGAVWTRHGAGERRRYLANLIAAAVMTAAVCLPLLRYVTHDPAAFWFRFNAIVLGAETGCIDGGTGRCAEDNPVQVLAGNLWRTLLMFPYRGDTFAVYNAPGYPVVDSAGVALMLAGVGAGAALIVRRRDPIAVFLALAFLIMLMPGVATFARLDEVPNSIRTTGAMPVLYAAIAFGLLTTVRTLAAALPAALRTAVRIGVPALVAVLMASHAWTVVSTAYAAANQGLAVSTAEVGRYMREFADEAGTWGNAYLVHFPHHLDYRAVMIQAGLPPGHFPNNNVLLADIPAWLYANSQDSGISRYDPDQDVLFVLSYESVSGLHSLVNWFPEGKVEPLWTRVGTRYESSEPVITFRVPALGQQGFLDFLRAQNVVSTE
- a CDS encoding class I SAM-dependent methyltransferase, translating into MVDKDVIRYMTRNEADMAFKKRVETVFEWVEPRDDMVILDMPCGRGFYLNMLRYVSKARLVGADLDAEVIEKAQRNIGHLPGISLVRANIYGLPFPDETFDAVILSEVLEHIDDDVGGLKEALRVLKPGGVAVITVPHANYPFWWDPINKSLESVFKTHIQHGPFAGIWANHVRLYTPEQLRSAALGAGFDVEHERAFTHHSFPFIHNLVYGFGKPLLERGALPKAMAQTADRTQFDQPDAPWYNPIRMGLAAFNWFDRRNVLDEPPGRSTVNLALKARKPTK
- a CDS encoding glycosyltransferase family 4 protein: MNERKLNILICLLYYLPHRTGMQLYIQRIAEELVRRGHSVTVLCARHKLELERDETINGVRIVRLAPLPFAVSRGMYMPAYPWAAYKLMRQHDVVSIHTPMLETALLSVLGLLTGRRIVPTHHGDLILPAGILNRVITVVMFAFYRFMAWRAPTVIAYSEDYANNSYYLAPVRKKVRPIYPPITMPAPNPERAAQLRAEWSPDGAPLIGYAGRFVQEKRPDVLIRALDEIHKEHPNARIVFAGQYDIPYESTWDLYKPIVDKYREHLIFLGLKDDMQFMADFFAAIDVLALPSDSECFALVQVEAMLCGTPVVMTDTPGGRVPVSVTGMGLLAPKGNPEGFGKAINRVLAHPESFVKPYDEINAIFSFEETVDQYEQTFREYAVDGR
- a CDS encoding flippase-like domain-containing protein yields the protein MRRHWRVLALGALVSGVVIVLIARQIDLALLWESLRTANYAWVIPAALLAALGLYTRAIRWRVLLGDGLGMSRTFHVMNIAYMLNAVLPMRLGEVARAWLASRGDDGVPFFHTASTIVVERLLDLLAVAVFLAIGLAVGPVPDALRTTGVITTILALGGFLFLVLLAAKRGWATTLFEAVTSRLPVLKDSPLRPRLRTMFDHLLNGLQPIARIGSLLSALLWTAISWGLSFLTGMALMLVIYPEADAVATLLFIASASFAVALPAVPGNVGPYEGSILLALSALGYTSTPEGLAAGTAFAIVVHATNLGVNGILGIIGMMAEGVSLGQITQRAEQQASPPAEVA
- a CDS encoding SH3 domain-containing protein, with the protein product MTPKSSILLVVLVLVAAACAPRQPDAPATPDVPIPTATLTPTPTASPTPTRTATPAIVIAPLRSATAVLFPATVVPVPVCQDTPRSRMIVQARGQVTSEDPSPLNVRESASIRAEVLTQLQARSLFYVLDGPRCADGYAWFRIRARGVEGWVAEGDSENYYIEPILP
- a CDS encoding ClbS/DfsB family four-helix bundle protein, whose product is MMATDKVLARIQRSWDALHDYVDTLAPQQITALTDAGGWTIKDHLIHLALWEGHLLRILNGEDLIAGFGVSEEVFKKGSDAVNAVLQPRYSDMPLDEVRAVMAESHAAVVARVAAMSEADLALPYHHYQPTSRRNAPIEGWIAGNTSGHYNSHLRWIKAIVED
- a CDS encoding 50S ribosomal protein L25 — translated: MAEFTIDAQPRTVTGKKVGVLRREGFVPATVYGPKSEPVNVQIPYRPLELALLKAGGSNLIDITSGGKKHTVLVREVQRNPITRKITHVDFFELDLTQRLRTDVPLQLVGESPAVEGKLGVLITGPTALHVELLPSQLMDHFAVDISVLTEVGQSIHVRDIKLEEGVIILNDPDELIARITQTAAARADEEEVTEGEEEMGSVEPEVVRRHKDEDEDED